The genomic segment GATGAGATCCTCCCAGGTGAACATCACATCGTCGGCGGTGAACGGCTCGCCATCCGACCAGCGGATGCCCTTCACCAGGCTCATAGTCAGGCTCATGCCGTCGTCGGACCAGGCCCACTCCTTGGCGAGGTTGGGCACCGGCTCCAGCTTGTCGCCGCGCAGCCACATGGGGCCGGTCTTCACCAGCTCCTCGATCACGATCGAGTTGATGCCGAAGTAGCCCTGGCTAACGCCCGCGCCCCAGTTCCAGCCCTCGGTGGGCGAGGCCCACACGTCGCGCATCACGCCGCCGTAGGTGCCCACGCCATCGGCGAAGAAGGCGGCGGGGATCACCTGCGGCGTCTCGGGCAGGCGCTGCTCGACCGGGGGCAGCTGGCCCGCCTGCACGGCCTTGGCGATGTACTCCGGCTCGCTGTACTTGTCCAGCTTCTTGTAGGTCACCATCTGGTCCAGGTTGAACTGCTTGGGCGTGCGGCTGCCCGCCATCACCTGGCCCTCGGGGTAGGGGATGGGGTCGAGGATGCCGCCGGTGGCGGCGGGGGCCGCGCTGGCCGCAGGCGCGGCGCTGGCCGCCGGGGCCGCCGTGCTGCCGCCCGCCGCCGTGGTGGCTGCGGGCTGCTCGGCGGGCGGGGCCGCCGCACAGGCGGCCAAGATCCCCGAGCCTGCGCCCAGGCTCAGCAGCTTGAGGAATTCGCGTCGGCTGATCGGGTTGCTGTTGTCCATAGTCATGTTCCTCCTCGAACATCGGCGGGCGCACCCATGGCGCACGGGCTAGGAGTTCAACCAGCATGCCGCCTGGTGGCCTGGGGCCACCTCGCGCAGCGGCGGCGCTTCTTCCTGACAGCGCGCCATCGCGTGCGGGCAGCGTGGCGCGAACGGGCATCCTCGGATGATCTCGGTGGGGCTGGGCACCATGCCCCGGATGGGCACCAGCTGCTTGCGGCCCTTCTTGCCCAGCACGGGCACCGAGCTGAGCAGGCCGCTGGTGTAGGGGTGCAGCGGGTGGTGGAACAGCTCGCGCACCTCGGCGTACTCGACGATCTTGCCCAGGTACATCACCGCCACCACATCGGCCATCTGCGAGACCACGCCCAGATTGTGGGTGATCATCACAATCGACGAGTGGAAATCCTGCTGCAGCTCGCGCATCAGGTCCACGATCTGGGCCTGTACAGTCACATCCAGCGCGGTGGTCGGCTCGTCGGCCAGCAGCACCTTGGGGTTGCACGAGAGCGCCAGGGCGATCATCACGCGCTGGCGCATGCCGCCCGAGAGCTGGTGCGGGTGCTCATGCAGGCGGCGGGCGGCGTCGGCGATCTGCACCTTCTCCAGCATCTCCTGGGCGCGGCCTAGGGCCTCCTTCTGGCTCACGCGCTGGTGCAGGCGCACGGTCTCGGCGATCTGGCTGCCGATGGTGTACAGCGGGTTGAGCGAGGTCATCGGCTCCTGAAAGACCATGGCGATCTCGCCGCCGCGGATGTGGCGCATCTGCTGGCCCTGCGGGTTGAGCTTGGCGATGTCCACCGGCTGGGCCTGGCCATCCTGGCGGTAGAGGATCTGGCCGCCCACGATCTTGCCGGGCGGCGACTTGAGCAGGCGCATCACCGACATGGCCATGATGCTCTTGCCGCAGCCGCTCTCGCCTACCAGCCCCAGGGTCTGGTCGCGCCGCAGCGTCAGGTCCACGCCGTCCACAGCGCGCACGGTGCCGCTGTCCAGGTAGAAGTAGGTCTTCAGGCTGCGGATGTCGAGCACCACATCGTCGGCGCTGGGCGGGCGGGGCGGCGTAGCCTCTTGGGTGTGCGTCATTGGTTCACCTCGGCGGCCAGAACACGGCGGACAGCAGCGAGCAGGTCGGCGGGCAGCACGGGCTTGATCAGGTAGGCGCTCGCGCCCAGGGCCAGGCCGCGCCTGCGCTCGTCGAGCGTGCTGCACAGGATGACAGGCGGGCGCGGCGCGGCGCGGCGGATGGCCGCCAGCAGATCCCAGCCGCCGCCGTCGGCCCACACCGGCTCCAGGATGATGGCGTGGATGGGCTGGCCGCACAGCAGCTCGCGGGCCTGCCGATCATCCTCGCAGGCGACCACGGCGTACTCCTGGCTGATCGCTCGGCGGTACAGCTCGCGCGTCGCCTCGTCCTGCTCGATGAGCATGATCGTGTGGCCGGGATCTCGCATCGTCGCGTCTCCACTTGGCTTGGTTGGCTGGCTGTACTATAGCGCAGGCGGCGGGCCGTGTCTCGCACAAAAGAATGGCGGGGTGGGACAAAAGAACGACAAGCTACGTTCTTTTGTCCCCTGGCGTCTTGGAGTGAGATAGGTCTCTCCCCTCTTCGCGCCTGCATCAACCTCGACCGGGTCAAAACCAACCTCGACCGGGTCAAAACCAACCTCGACCGGGTCAAAACCAACCTCGACCGGGTCAAAACCAACCTCGACCGGGTCAAAACCAACCTCGACCGGGTCAAAACCAACCTCGACCGGGTCAAAACCAACCTCGACCGGGTCAAAACCAACCTNNNNNNNNNNAAAACCAACCTCGACCGGGTCAAAACCAACCTCGACCGGGTCAAAACCAACCTCGACCGGGTCAAAACCAACCTCGACCGGGTCAAAACCAACCTCGACCGGGTCAAAACCAACCTCGACCGGGTCAGGTTGACACTGGGCTTGTTTCCTATCAGCGACACTGATAGTTCTCGCAAGGTGGGTGGATGCCCTGCGCGGGCAGCGCCTAGGGGCCTGCCCTTACATGGGTCACTTTTTTGACGTGTTTCCCATAGGCGATGGCGGTCATTCTTGTTCGGTGGGTGGATGCCCTGCGCGGGCAGCGCCTAGGGGCCTGCCCCTAGGAACCCCGCGAGGGGGCGTGGCCCCCTTCGATCCCCCAATTTTGAGCGTTCCCGTGCTGATTGCAGGCGGCTAGCGTTCGTGCATATGGCCATCAAAACACCAGCGGCACCTTCGCCGCATGGGCCAGGTGGGTAGGGCATCGGCGATGAATCGAATTGCCATCATCACGCCCAATGCATGGGCCAGGTGGGTAGGGCATCGGCGATGAATCGAATTGCCATCATCGCCCCTACACCCGATGCGTGGCATTGTGGCATCGGGTGTAGGGGCGGGTCTCGTGCCCGCCCCATCGCAGGCCGCCGCAGGCATCGAATGCCAACCGATGAGCACGGCGCGTGGCGATGCGATCCGCACCGCGTTTCACCGCACGCATCGTAGGGATTTTCGATGATGCCGAAGAGAACGGCGCGGGCGGGCACCAGACCCACCCCTAGGTCCATGATTCCGTCGCTGGCACGGCTTTGCGGCGTTCCCGTGCTGATTGCAGGCGGCTAGCGTTCGTGCATATGGCCATCAAAACACCAGCGGCACCTTCGCCGCATGGGCCAGGTGGGTAGGGCATCGGCGATGAATCGAATTGCCATCATCACGCCCAATGCATGGGCCAGGTGGGTAGGGCTGGCCCGCCGCTATTCCTACATCTTTTGCCCTCTTGGTGTCTTGGTGTCTTGGTGGTGAATCGTTCTCACCTTCGCGTCTTCGCGTCTTCGTGGTATTCGTTTCTTGGATCTCTCGGCATGGTCTACAATGGGGCGCACATATGGGTATGGAGAACGATATGCAGCGCATTCTTGTGATAGATGACGACCCCGCCGTGACCAGCCTGCTGCGGCGCGGGCTATCCTACGAGGGCTACGCGGTGGAGACCGCCGCCAGCGGCGAGGCCGGGCTGGCCCTGGCCCGCACCACCCCGCCCGACCTGGTGGTGCTAGACCTGATGATGCCGGGGCTGCACGGGCTGGAGGTGCTGCGGCGGCTGCGGGCCGCCGACGAGGCCCAGCCGGTGCTGCTGCTGACCGCCCAGGATGCCCCCGCCGACCAGGTGGCCGGGCTGGAGGCCGGGGCCGATGACTATGTGGTCAAGCCCTTCAGCTTCGAGGTGCTGCTGGCCCGCGTGCGCGCGCTGCTGCGGCGGCGCGGCGCGGCCCCGCCGCCCACCCTGGCCGTCGCCGATCTGCGGCTGGAAACCGGCAGTCACGCCGTGAGCCGTGGCGGCAGGCCGATCGCGCTCACCAGCCTGGAGTTCAAGCTGCTGCACGAGTTCATGCTGCACCCCCGGCAGGTGCTGACCA from the Chloroflexia bacterium SDU3-3 genome contains:
- a CDS encoding ABC transporter ATP-binding protein, translating into MTHTQEATPPRPPSADDVVLDIRSLKTYFYLDSGTVRAVDGVDLTLRRDQTLGLVGESGCGKSIMAMSVMRLLKSPPGKIVGGQILYRQDGQAQPVDIAKLNPQGQQMRHIRGGEIAMVFQEPMTSLNPLYTIGSQIAETVRLHQRVSQKEALGRAQEMLEKVQIADAARRLHEHPHQLSGGMRQRVMIALALSCNPKVLLADEPTTALDVTVQAQIVDLMRELQQDFHSSIVMITHNLGVVSQMADVVAVMYLGKIVEYAEVRELFHHPLHPYTSGLLSSVPVLGKKGRKQLVPIRGMVPSPTEIIRGCPFAPRCPHAMARCQEEAPPLREVAPGHQAACWLNS
- a CDS encoding response regulator transcription factor, producing MQRILVIDDDPAVTSLLRRGLSYEGYAVETAASGEAGLALARTTPPDLVVLDLMMPGLHGLEVLRRLRAADEAQPVLLLTAQDAPADQVAGLEAGADDYVVKPFSFEVLLARVRALLRRRGAAPPPTLAVADLRLETGSHAVSRGGRPIALTSLEFKLLHEFMLHPRQVLTKDVLLDRVWGYDFGGSANVVEVYVKQLRQKLGAAGEPPLIHTIRGAGYVLREEG
- a CDS encoding response regulator, with the protein product MRDPGHTIMLIEQDEATRELYRRAISQEYAVVACEDDRQARELLCGQPIHAIILEPVWADGGGWDLLAAIRRAAPRPPVILCSTLDERRRGLALGASAYLIKPVLPADLLAAVRRVLAAEVNQ